The Brassica napus cultivar Da-Ae chromosome C7, Da-Ae, whole genome shotgun sequence genome has a segment encoding these proteins:
- the LOC106410757 gene encoding signal peptide peptidase isoform X1, with product MGCFFLGKHLAFFVIQGKEGLTVAPLVVRVNPNLNVVLTACLTVYVGCFRSVKDSPPTETMSKEHAMRFPLVGSAMLLSLFLLFKFLSKDLVNAVLTAYFFVLGIVALSATLLPAISRFLPKAWNDNLIVWRFPYFKSLEVEFTKSQVIAGIPGTFFCAWYAWKKHWLANNILGLSFCIQGIEMLSLGSFKTGAILLVGLFFYDIFWVFFTPVMVSVAKSFDAPIKLLFPTGDALRPYSMLGLGDIVIPGIFVALALRFDVSRRSKPQYFTSAFVGYVAGVVLTIVVMNWFQAAQPALLYIVPAVIGFLASHCIWNGDIKPLMAFDESKTTEGEVDKAHEE from the exons ATGGGCTGTTTCTTTTTGGGTAAACACTTGGCGTTTTTTGTGATCCAAGGAAAAGAAG GATTGACAGTGGCACCACTTGTTGTGAGGGTGAACCCAAACTTGAATGTTGTTCTTACGGCATGCCTCACTGTTTACGTGGGTTGCTTTCGTTCCGTGAAGGACTCTCCTCCAACT GAGACGATGTCGAAAGAACATGCGATGCGTTTCCCATTGGTTGGGAGTGCTATGCTTCTGTCCCTTTTCTTATTGTTCAAGTTTCTCTCAAAGGACTTGGTCAATGCTGTCCTCACTGCTTACTTCTTCGTTCTTGGGATCGTCGCTCTTTC GGCGACATTGTTACCTGCCATCAGCAGGTTTCTTCCAAAAGCTTGGAATGACAATCTTATCGTCTGGCGTTTTCCCTACTTCAAAT CTTTGGAGGTAGAGTTCACAAAGTCCCAAGTCATTGCGGGAATCCCTGGAACCTTCTTCTGCGCTTGGTATGCTTGGAAGAAACACTGGCTGGCTAACAATATCCTTGGCCTTTCCTTCTGCATTCAG GGAATTGAGATGCTCTCTCTTGGATCATTCAAGACTGGTGCCATCCTTTTG GTAGGACTGTTTTTCTATGACATTTTCTGGGTTTTCTTTACTCCAGTTATGGTTAGTGTTGCCAAATCCTTTGATGCTCCGATCAAG CTTTTGTTCCCTACGGGCGATGCTCTAAGACCCTACTCTATGCTTGGGCTTGGTGATATCGTCATCCCTG GTATTTTTGTTGCACTGGCTCTAAGGTTTGATGTGTCAAGACGTAGTAAACCACAGTACTTCACAAGTGCATTTGTGGGATACGTTGCTGGAGTTGTCCTCACCATTGTTGTCATGAACTGGTTTCAAGCTGCCCAG CCTGCTCTGTTGTACATTGTCCCCGCCGTCATTGGGTTCTTGGCTTCTCATTGCATTTGGAACGGTGACATTAAACCG TTGATGGCTTTCGATGAATCCAAGACTACTGAGGGAGAGGTTGATAAAGCCCATGAAGAATGA
- the LOC106410757 gene encoding signal peptide peptidase isoform X2, with protein sequence MKNCERIANLALAGLTVAPLVVRVNPNLNVVLTACLTVYVGCFRSVKDSPPTETMSKEHAMRFPLVGSAMLLSLFLLFKFLSKDLVNAVLTAYFFVLGIVALSATLLPAISRFLPKAWNDNLIVWRFPYFKSLEVEFTKSQVIAGIPGTFFCAWYAWKKHWLANNILGLSFCIQGIEMLSLGSFKTGAILLVGLFFYDIFWVFFTPVMVSVAKSFDAPIKLLFPTGDALRPYSMLGLGDIVIPGIFVALALRFDVSRRSKPQYFTSAFVGYVAGVVLTIVVMNWFQAAQPALLYIVPAVIGFLASHCIWNGDIKPLMAFDESKTTEGEVDKAHEE encoded by the exons ATGAAGAATTGTGAGCGCATCGCTAATCTCGCTCTCGCAG GATTGACAGTGGCACCACTTGTTGTGAGGGTGAACCCAAACTTGAATGTTGTTCTTACGGCATGCCTCACTGTTTACGTGGGTTGCTTTCGTTCCGTGAAGGACTCTCCTCCAACT GAGACGATGTCGAAAGAACATGCGATGCGTTTCCCATTGGTTGGGAGTGCTATGCTTCTGTCCCTTTTCTTATTGTTCAAGTTTCTCTCAAAGGACTTGGTCAATGCTGTCCTCACTGCTTACTTCTTCGTTCTTGGGATCGTCGCTCTTTC GGCGACATTGTTACCTGCCATCAGCAGGTTTCTTCCAAAAGCTTGGAATGACAATCTTATCGTCTGGCGTTTTCCCTACTTCAAAT CTTTGGAGGTAGAGTTCACAAAGTCCCAAGTCATTGCGGGAATCCCTGGAACCTTCTTCTGCGCTTGGTATGCTTGGAAGAAACACTGGCTGGCTAACAATATCCTTGGCCTTTCCTTCTGCATTCAG GGAATTGAGATGCTCTCTCTTGGATCATTCAAGACTGGTGCCATCCTTTTG GTAGGACTGTTTTTCTATGACATTTTCTGGGTTTTCTTTACTCCAGTTATGGTTAGTGTTGCCAAATCCTTTGATGCTCCGATCAAG CTTTTGTTCCCTACGGGCGATGCTCTAAGACCCTACTCTATGCTTGGGCTTGGTGATATCGTCATCCCTG GTATTTTTGTTGCACTGGCTCTAAGGTTTGATGTGTCAAGACGTAGTAAACCACAGTACTTCACAAGTGCATTTGTGGGATACGTTGCTGGAGTTGTCCTCACCATTGTTGTCATGAACTGGTTTCAAGCTGCCCAG CCTGCTCTGTTGTACATTGTCCCCGCCGTCATTGGGTTCTTGGCTTCTCATTGCATTTGGAACGGTGACATTAAACCG TTGATGGCTTTCGATGAATCCAAGACTACTGAGGGAGAGGTTGATAAAGCCCATGAAGAATGA